Proteins encoded by one window of Microcoleus sp. FACHB-68:
- a CDS encoding NAD(P)/FAD-dependent oxidoreductase, translating to MNEQPARICILGGGFGGLYTALRLSELPWNKLEKPEVVLVDRNDRFLFSPLLYELLTGELQTWEIAPPFEELLANTGIRFHQGAVAGIDVDSKLVQLQDGHDFPYDRLVLAMGGETPLDMVPGAENYAFPFRTVTDAYRLEEKLRVLEASDKDKIRIVIVGAGYSGVELACKLADRLSNRGRLRLVEQADMILRTSADFNREAASKALEERGVWLDLETAVESIGPDKISLVYKGQVDTIPTDLVLWTVGTQVAPVVKSLPLKQNHRGQLAALPTLQAIDHPEIFVLGDLADCKDATDQRVPATAQAALQQADYAGWNLWASLTGRPLLPFRYQATGEMMTLGVDNATLSGLGIKLNGPAAHLVRRLTYLYRLPTLEHQLRVGFNWIAQPLREILSQ from the coding sequence ATGAATGAACAACCCGCACGCATTTGCATTCTCGGTGGAGGCTTTGGAGGTCTCTACACAGCGCTGCGTTTGAGTGAGCTTCCCTGGAATAAATTAGAGAAACCCGAAGTTGTGCTGGTCGATCGTAACGACCGCTTCTTATTCTCGCCCCTGCTGTACGAACTCCTCACCGGCGAGTTGCAAACCTGGGAAATTGCCCCACCCTTTGAAGAACTTTTGGCAAATACCGGCATTCGCTTCCATCAAGGAGCGGTGGCTGGAATTGATGTAGACTCCAAGCTGGTACAGCTTCAAGATGGCCATGATTTCCCCTATGATCGGCTCGTCTTAGCAATGGGGGGTGAGACACCGCTTGACATGGTGCCAGGAGCGGAAAATTACGCATTCCCCTTTCGGACAGTCACGGATGCCTATCGCTTGGAAGAAAAGTTGCGAGTTTTGGAAGCATCAGACAAAGACAAAATTCGCATCGTTATTGTAGGTGCCGGTTACAGTGGCGTTGAGTTGGCTTGCAAACTGGCAGACCGGCTTTCAAATCGGGGACGCCTGCGGCTGGTTGAACAAGCTGATATGATTCTGCGAACTTCTGCTGACTTTAATCGTGAAGCAGCCAGCAAGGCGCTAGAAGAACGGGGAGTGTGGCTTGATTTGGAAACCGCAGTGGAATCAATCGGGCCAGATAAGATTTCTCTGGTGTATAAAGGACAGGTAGACACGATCCCAACCGATTTGGTGCTGTGGACAGTGGGAACCCAGGTTGCGCCGGTGGTGAAATCGCTGCCCCTCAAGCAAAATCATCGAGGACAACTCGCTGCACTGCCGACGCTGCAAGCGATTGATCACCCGGAAATTTTTGTTTTAGGAGATTTGGCTGATTGTAAAGACGCAACAGATCAACGAGTGCCGGCAACCGCCCAGGCAGCCTTACAGCAAGCTGATTATGCCGGTTGGAATCTTTGGGCCTCCCTCACAGGCCGGCCTTTGTTGCCATTCCGCTATCAGGCAACCGGAGAAATGATGACTTTAGGCGTTGACAACGCGACCCTTAGCGGTTTAGGAATCAAACTTAATGGCCCTGCCGCTCATCTTGTCCGCCGTCTGACTTATCTCTACCGGCTGCCCACATTAGAACACCAGTTGAGAGTCGGTTTCAACTGGATCGCTCAACCGTTGCGGGAAATACTTTCTCAATAG
- the msrA gene encoding peptide-methionine (S)-S-oxide reductase MsrA, with translation MGIFGFGKKLTLPSPQDALPGRAGAVKVPSNHYVNGNPLQPPFPAGMEMAMFGMGCFWGAERKFWQLEGVFSTAVGYAGGITPNPTYEEVCTGMTGHNEVVFVVFDPKVISYERLLKVFWESHNPTQGMRQGNDVGTQYRSGIYAYSDRHKKLAEASLNAYQKALSAAGYGTITTEVIEAPEFYYAESYHQQYLAKNPNGYCGLGGTNVGCPTMIEI, from the coding sequence ATGGGAATATTTGGATTTGGTAAGAAGCTAACACTGCCGTCTCCCCAAGATGCTTTACCAGGGCGGGCAGGGGCGGTGAAAGTTCCCTCTAATCACTATGTCAATGGGAATCCGCTGCAGCCGCCTTTCCCCGCCGGCATGGAAATGGCCATGTTTGGTATGGGGTGTTTTTGGGGTGCAGAACGCAAATTCTGGCAGCTTGAGGGCGTGTTTAGCACTGCAGTCGGTTATGCCGGCGGGATAACGCCTAACCCCACCTATGAAGAGGTTTGCACCGGCATGACGGGGCACAATGAAGTCGTTTTCGTTGTTTTTGACCCAAAAGTGATCAGTTACGAAAGACTGCTGAAAGTTTTTTGGGAAAGCCATAACCCGACTCAGGGGATGCGCCAGGGCAATGACGTTGGCACCCAGTACCGTTCGGGAATTTATGCCTATTCTGATCGCCATAAAAAGCTTGCTGAAGCTTCACTCAATGCTTACCAGAAAGCCCTTAGCGCTGCGGGATACGGGACGATTACCACTGAAGTGATCGAGGCTCCTGAATTTTACTATGCAGAGAGCTACCACCAGCAGTATTTAGCCAAAAATCCTAATGGCTATTGCGGCTTAGGCGGAACCAACGTGGGATGTCCGACAATGATTGAAATTTAA
- a CDS encoding phosphodiester glycosidase family protein has protein sequence MNQQKPIWIKQLPLVAGIGLLLLPLLLYARQHLLRPTRTNLEMTLFQGITYKRQARNTPRPYMLHIVTIDLAASGVGVLVTPGNNQGRDSKLNTRKEIQARTTSEFVREFKLQLAINAGYFFPFREHNPWDFYPRSGEGVNVVGQAIANGSTYSAVQSGVPVLCFNSGNRAQIFDSGQCPKGTIHAVAGSHIVLKRGVVSLSSESRRQDKPYSRVAVAIDRQGQKLWLIVIDGKQPLYSEGVTLAELSKIAQELGAFEAINLDGGGSATLVVANHSGVKVLNAPIHTKLPMRQRPVANHLGFFADF, from the coding sequence GTGAATCAACAGAAGCCAATCTGGATCAAGCAATTGCCATTGGTAGCGGGTATCGGTTTGTTGCTGCTGCCACTGCTGCTGTACGCACGACAGCATTTACTGCGCCCAACTCGCACTAACCTTGAAATGACGCTGTTTCAGGGCATTACCTACAAGCGCCAAGCCCGGAATACGCCCCGCCCGTATATGCTCCACATCGTCACCATTGATTTAGCCGCGTCAGGCGTGGGAGTGCTGGTGACACCCGGAAACAACCAGGGAAGGGATAGCAAACTTAACACCAGGAAGGAGATCCAAGCGCGAACCACCTCTGAGTTTGTCCGTGAGTTTAAGTTGCAACTGGCGATCAACGCCGGCTATTTTTTCCCGTTTCGTGAACATAACCCGTGGGATTTTTACCCTCGCAGTGGTGAGGGCGTCAACGTAGTGGGACAGGCAATTGCCAACGGATCTACCTACTCTGCTGTGCAATCTGGCGTGCCGGTGTTGTGTTTTAATAGCGGCAATCGTGCTCAAATTTTTGACAGTGGGCAGTGTCCCAAGGGGACGATTCATGCTGTCGCCGGCAGCCATATTGTCCTGAAAAGAGGCGTTGTATCGCTCAGTTCAGAGTCGCGTCGGCAAGATAAACCCTATTCTCGTGTAGCGGTAGCGATTGATCGGCAGGGTCAAAAATTATGGCTGATTGTCATAGACGGCAAGCAACCACTTTACAGCGAAGGCGTTACTTTAGCGGAATTAAGCAAGATTGCCCAGGAGTTGGGTGCTTTTGAGGCGATCAATCTTGATGGCGGCGGTTCTGCCACTTTGGTTGTTGCCAATCATTCTGGCGTTAAGGTATTGAATGCACCCATTCACACGAAACTGCCGATGCGTCAGCGCCCTGTTGCCAATCATTTAGGCTTTTTTGCTGACTTCTAG
- a CDS encoding low-complexity protein, with protein sequence MKTNFEQGPTGITFKRVTVLVAVAAFVAALMGSAVARTVFSSLSEPVGGRKWSYIVALLVSLSVAGAGTGLRILMPRRFGILANALSATASGALLGFYYGGLAAGKNPQFAVAGAVIGGILMGAGSLRFRTGAGAVAVAVAGAVGGYGFAFWLWAVSLAFLTAQRLIEGIFLSGLSLGYIGLTVSSLLLAIKEIKRSEKISLRKAG encoded by the coding sequence ATGAAAACTAATTTTGAACAAGGGCCAACCGGCATAACTTTCAAACGGGTAACGGTTTTAGTTGCAGTGGCAGCATTCGTCGCGGCTTTGATGGGATCGGCGGTAGCGCGTACTGTATTTTCCTCTCTGAGTGAGCCGGTGGGAGGGCGGAAGTGGTCTTATATTGTGGCGTTGCTGGTGAGCTTGAGCGTTGCTGGTGCCGGCACTGGTTTGAGAATTCTCATGCCGCGACGGTTTGGAATCCTAGCAAATGCTTTGTCAGCAACCGCATCGGGAGCATTGCTTGGTTTTTATTATGGGGGACTGGCTGCCGGTAAAAACCCACAATTTGCTGTGGCAGGAGCAGTGATTGGAGGGATACTGATGGGAGCCGGCAGCTTAAGGTTTCGCACTGGAGCCGGAGCGGTGGCTGTAGCAGTTGCCGGCGCTGTGGGGGGATATGGCTTTGCTTTTTGGCTTTGGGCAGTTTCACTGGCCTTCCTGACCGCACAAAGGCTAATTGAGGGAATTTTTTTGAGTGGGCTATCGCTGGGTTACATTGGATTGACTGTTAGCTCCCTGCTTTTGGCGATCAAAGAGATCAAACGTTCTGAGAAGATATCTTTGAGAAAGGCCGGTTAA
- a CDS encoding OmpA family protein, whose translation MTKPSAASTGTPKPAGKNQRLLFFTLRLLLLVLGGGLAFAVGMAIAQFYPARNPQAPIWQNVFRRPENFATNTRQLPPPPIATPTPPPNLTPEQSKQLRSELQQLQTQLNELIGQTATLETKLGSSRPTETVESRLQLLSRQLGTPEVAPAANVSGAAATPQASEATTGTAATVSATNGPMVTLPSDVLFAEGSAMLRPQTGVILDNLIADLKNYQGASVRIAGHTDDAGDAKENQALSFRRAQAVLAYLAGTLGNQYHWVVMGYGETRPVAENNTDLGRQRNRRIEIVIEPKASR comes from the coding sequence GTGACTAAGCCCTCTGCTGCATCTACCGGCACTCCCAAGCCTGCCGGCAAAAATCAGCGACTTCTGTTTTTCACTTTGCGACTGCTGCTGCTGGTTTTGGGCGGCGGTTTAGCATTTGCAGTGGGCATGGCGATTGCACAATTCTATCCCGCTAGAAATCCTCAAGCACCTATCTGGCAAAACGTTTTCCGCCGGCCTGAAAATTTCGCCACTAACACTAGGCAACTGCCCCCACCGCCAATTGCCACCCCCACTCCGCCACCGAATCTCACGCCTGAACAAAGCAAACAACTGCGCTCAGAACTACAGCAGTTGCAGACACAGTTAAATGAATTAATCGGGCAGACTGCAACGTTGGAAACCAAACTCGGTAGCAGCCGTCCGACGGAGACAGTAGAAAGCCGGTTGCAGCTACTTTCGCGGCAACTGGGCACCCCAGAAGTTGCACCGGCAGCCAATGTATCTGGGGCAGCGGCAACTCCGCAAGCTTCAGAGGCAACAACCGGCACTGCTGCCACTGTGTCTGCCACGAATGGCCCAATGGTGACGTTACCCAGTGATGTTTTATTTGCAGAAGGCAGCGCAATGCTGCGCCCGCAAACTGGCGTTATTTTGGATAACCTGATTGCCGATCTGAAAAACTATCAGGGGGCAAGTGTTCGCATTGCAGGGCATACGGATGATGCCGGTGATGCGAAGGAAAATCAAGCTTTATCATTTCGACGCGCTCAAGCTGTGCTGGCTTATCTCGCCGGCACCCTGGGCAACCAATATCACTGGGTTGTGATGGGATACGGTGAAACTCGCCCTGTGGCAGAAAATAACACCGATCTAGGCCGGCAGCGCAACCGCCGAATTGAAATTGTCATCGAACCGAAAGCGAGCCGGTAG
- a CDS encoding proteasome-type protease codes for MTYCLGIVTRSGLVVAADSRTNAGVDYISTYQKLFDFSNPGERVLLICTSGNLSMTQAVLTLLRKDIQTQEEISLHTLPTMYEIARYIGSKTRQIQEQDKAWLKQDGINAQASVLVGGQIKGEDPALYLVYSQGNCIHATKETPFLQIGETKYGKPILDRTLTFETPLEAAAKCALLSIDSTMKSNISVGPPINMVMYETDTFVIRHQLQLRLGDPYLAKMRKLWEEYLKNAFDHMPNIDWQHYLEEPQTDVIID; via the coding sequence ATGACTTATTGCCTTGGTATCGTTACCCGTTCTGGTTTAGTCGTTGCTGCTGACTCTCGCACCAATGCCGGTGTCGATTATATTTCCACTTACCAAAAGCTCTTTGATTTTTCCAATCCGGGGGAACGAGTGCTCCTGATTTGCACATCAGGAAATCTGTCGATGACCCAAGCCGTACTCACTTTATTACGCAAAGACATCCAAACTCAAGAAGAAATCTCTCTCCATACTCTGCCCACAATGTATGAAATTGCCCGCTATATTGGGAGCAAAACTCGGCAGATTCAGGAGCAAGACAAAGCTTGGCTGAAGCAAGATGGCATTAACGCTCAAGCTAGCGTACTTGTTGGCGGTCAAATTAAGGGAGAAGATCCGGCATTATATTTAGTTTACAGTCAGGGAAACTGTATTCACGCCACTAAAGAAACGCCGTTTCTTCAGATTGGAGAAACTAAATATGGCAAGCCAATTTTAGACCGCACCCTCACCTTTGAAACTCCATTAGAAGCGGCTGCTAAATGTGCCCTTTTGTCAATAGATTCCACCATGAAATCTAACATTTCTGTTGGCCCTCCCATTAACATGGTGATGTACGAAACTGACACGTTTGTAATTCGGCATCAGCTCCAACTGCGGCTGGGAGATCCTTACCTCGCAAAAATGCGGAAATTATGGGAGGAATATCTAAAAAATGCGTTTGATCATATGCCTAATATCGATTGGCAGCATTATTTAGAGGAGCCTCAAACAGACGTTATTATTGACTGA